One Zingiber officinale cultivar Zhangliang chromosome 10B, Zo_v1.1, whole genome shotgun sequence genomic window, CTTTTAGGAAACTTCATCGGCTCAGTACATACTGCAGCAGTATACAGCCGCATCGGGTGGTCTCAAGCTGCAAAGCTCTATCCGCAACGCCTACGCGATGGGAAAAGTGAGGATGCTGGCGTCAGAGTTCGAGACACCAACCAAAGTGGTGAAGAACCGCGGTGGCGCAAACGCTGCGGAGTCCGGCAGCTTTGTTCTCTGGCAAATGACCCCGGACATGTGGTACGTCGAGCTCGCCGTCGGCGGGAGCAAGGTCCACGCCGGCTGCAACGGTAAGATCGTTTGGCGGCACACTCCCTGGCTCGGTGCGCACGCTGCGAAGGGCCCTGTTCGCCCACTCCGCCGCGCCCTCCAGGTATAAACCTCTTATGGGCATCACCTGCTCTCCTGGATCTCTCCTTAGTGAAACAATTGCTTCATAAAAGTTTCTTCTTTGATTGAACTCGAGGGACTTTCTTCGAACAGGGCCTTGATCCTTTAACCACGGCGAGCATGTTTGCAAGTGCACGTTGCATCGGGGAGAAAAAGATCAACGGGGAGGATTGCTTCATACTTAAGCTCTCCGCCGACCCGCAAACGCTCAAGGCCCGAAGCGAAGGCCCTGCAGAGATCATCCGACACGTCCTATTCGGCTACTTCAGCCAGCGGACAGGGCTCCTGGTCCACTTGGAAGACTCCCATCTCACTCGCATCCAACCCAACGCCGGCGGTGACGCCGTCTACTGGGAGACCACAATCAACTCTTTCCTCGAGGACTACCGCCCCGTCGAGGGTGTAATGATCGCCCATTCCGGGCGCTCCGTGGTGACTCTGTTCAGGTTCGGTGAGGAGGCGATGAGCCACACCAAGACGAGGATGGAGGAGGTCTGGACGATCGAAGAGGTATCGTTCAACGTGCCAGGCCTCTCTGTCGATTGTTTCATCCCCCCTGCCGAGATAAGGCGCCACTCCATCAGCGGCGCCTGCGAGCAGCCTCAGGCAGAAAGGATCAGGAGCAGAAGCAGCATCGGAGGCCGGTCGAAAGTCGCCGCCATACCCGCGGAGAAGCTGCAGGATCCGAGCGACAACAAAATCGTTTGGCGAATCGAAGTGCCGCAGCGTCATGCCCTTAAACAAGGATCTGATCGTTTTGTTAATATTGCCGGCTAAGTAATTGACCACCGGAAATGGATCTCTGCAGTTAATTTCATCTTTGTGTTGCTTCCTCTGTAAATAAGAGCATAATTTTTCTCAGGTCTTAATTGTCAAAAAGGCCGGGCTGAATTTTTGTACTCTGAATGCAGAAGGATACAGCATTACCTAAAGATTTAAATGTGTAGTTGCGAACAGAGGCACAATATCGTTTTTCCTTCGGCTACTGCTGTATTTCACTACTATCTGTTTTTGAACCAAACAATTCCTGGCACTACTATCTGTACTTTTTCTCCGAATCTCAAACAATTCACAATGCGACGGTGAGTCTAATCCTGATCGAAAACATAGTTTGCCATGGGAAACAAGCTTCATCAGTTATTTAATGCCTGTATCTCTTTTTCTTTCATGTCTGGTAGATCTTAGCTGTACATTTTGTTGCCTTCTCTGCAGATCTTGTGGGGTGCTGAAATCATCTCGATCTTGTCCTCTTCTGCTGCAGCTTTATCTTTTTTATCTTGTTTCGTGACAGCGTCTGAAGCTTGGTGATCCACAAAGTAATTAAACACAGCTCGTGCTCAGGTGCAAGTGAGGCAGGGGTTGTTGCCTTGGCCCGAAGCAAGGCATCAAGACGCAAGTGGCCTCGGGGTCTGAAGGCCACCATGTGCTTCTCCTACCTCATTCGAATACCTAGCTCTGGAGCACATTTATTTTAGTGATATGTGAGATCGTGATATTTTACTGAAATCTGCAAATAGTCTTACCTAACACATTAGTTAAGACGTGCATGCTCCTTTGTTAGTAATATTGAGAAGCTTCCAGCTTCCTTATGTGGATGCTCTTCTTCAAGTCAAATCCCGTGATGGTCACTTGCTCATTTTTATATCTGTGGAAAATATTCACTACGGTGCAAAGATCAGCCAGCAACTCCATTGTCActtgaaaatttgaaataaagTACACACACACTATGAGCTCGCTTCCAATAGCAGCAGGTAACAAGGGTTCGAGGATGGTAGGTCCATGTACCATTGAATTATCGTTCACAATGTCTCCCAGCTATCCTACAGCAATTCTCAAATGATAATGTACGACTGGTATGGCACTGTCAGGCTTTCTGTCCTCGATCAACAACGGGTATTTTGAACAGCTGCAAAAAATATAATAAGCACGAAATTTTAGAAGCTTTTATCGACAGAATAATTGATGAGTCTTGAGAATTAATTTCTTTTGCTATCGGGTATCCTGTTCTTGCGAGCTGTAATCAAATCTAAAAGATTTCTCTAACATTTTGCTGAATTGATGAAGCATACATACATGGAGCGACCAAAGTTAGGATTAACTTTTATCTTTCTCTCATGCTTCACCAGGCAGGCACCTGCTAGTTTCTTCTCTGCATCTTGCACAATGTACTTACCGTTCGTAAACAtaaataaaaacttttaaaagcaATACCTATCATTTGACCGGCGATAAGTTTGGCTTCACCAAATAGAAATAAGTAGAAGATAGTGACATAGCAGGATTCTTGATCCTCGTTTCTTGCAGCTTGTTCTTGGACAGCTAAATTCCTGCGGCTACTAATAAAATTACTGTTTAAATGTGATGTTATTGATGTCTGATGGCAAGCAACATGGAGAGTTGGTAATAAGattgatacaaataaatttacgttCAAGTGTAGGGTGAGCATTGAAATCTAGATCCAAATTGTTTCTTCAGTCTTCACAAGTAAAGAAAAAAGGATTTAAGGAACAATTTAACACTGATCAATTTTCAGTTAGACCAGAAGAGGATTACAGTCCAATCCAGCATGTTTCAGATGCAGGACAATTGGACTATCAGAAAGCACCAGCTCGGGCACCAAAACCTCCCATAGTCCCATCCATATAGTTCTTTTTCACAAATGTTATTAGAATCTGTGACAGCATTTGCATGGCTTTAGCAGACCTTGAACGCAAAAGAAATTGTTTGCTAGATTCACTACAACACAAAAAGAGGAGGAAACTTAGAGctgttaataaaagaaattgctAGAGAAGTTCAAATTTGCATTGCAAATTTAACTCGAAATGAATTTAGACAATCAAAAGTTTTATGGCAATTAACACGAATTCCACACACCGCATCCTCAGAAGAACCTGCCCTAGTAAGCTGTACCCTTACCAAGGCCCAAAGAAGTAGCTAGGATAGTAGATGATGCCTTGTCAATCACCAACCCGGTAGATATTAATAAATAAGATACTGAATTTCAGAAAACGTGTTTTTGTATCCCAAAGTGTATAGTTGTTAGTAAGACGTTGCTGCATATAAAAGAATCGTATTGTGTGATCACTCTCTGCTTAAGACTGAGTTTTAAATGCTAATGCAACTGCATCCAAAACCAGTAAATAACACTTCATTTGTTGATGTCTGTGAAATAGTACCATTGCGTCTTCCCTGCGCCATTTTTGAAATTATCTTCTGGAGTCTTCTCTATCTCAATGAATTCACGAACAATCTGGAGTATCATTTGATAAATAATAGAAGATTAATCTTTAATGCAAATTTTGGAACAAAGTCAAAAGTGTATGAACTTGTTTGGAAGCTTAGTTGGAGGAAGGGGCCGGTGACTATGACAAAAATATTGACGGAGAGAGGACTAGGATTGAAAATTGAAGATACGTCATAGCTTTTGGCTCTCGAGCAGAGAGGGGAAGACGGTGATAAATGATATCCACGGATCTACACACACCATAGATAGCTCCCCTAAGGAGGTTAGAGCGAGAATCAGGAAAAAGGTCCTTGACGTAGATACTCCGGTGTTCAAATCAGAAAGAGGCAGAGCGAAAAGCCTAGGAAAAAGTAGAACAATAGTAGATGTGTGTAAGTGCATACCTAACCAACGGAAATGACCTCTTTTTATACTATCTTTCATTACCTCTGCAATAATGAGGCGGTCAAAGAATGTATGGTGTCAGAGTCTATCGGGTGATATAGAATGTACGACGGACTTCCATTGGGTAAAGGAGGGTCTGTGATATGCATGTGCCGGAGTATTAGAATATTTCCTGATAAATTGTCATTATTTTCTGACAAGTTATTGTGATTTCCTGACAGCATTGTCTCCTAGGGGTAATCTGATCTGCTTTGAGACTGACTGAGAGTAGATTGGGAGCTATGCTCATGAGTGAGATGAGTCCAAGAGATCCGACTAGTACTGGGATCAACCTGGAGTAGACTGGGAGTTTTGCCCATGAAAAATGCATGTTTTGGAGATCCAATCGGCACTAGGACCAATCGAAAGCAGGCTGGGGTGAGAATCTGGGAGGCGCATGAACCATACACAATTATAACTCGTACTAGGACGAGAGTCTAAGACCTGACCGACTGGTCATTGGGAGCATGAGTCATGCACGCTTATAATTTGCACTGGGCAAGAGTTTGGGATCCGAATGACTGGTCGTTGAGCACGTGAGCATGCACGCTTATAAATCAcacttgggcgagagtctgggacccgattGGTTGGTCGTtaggcttatgaaccatgcacacttataactctcactgaggcgagagtctaggacccgaCCAGTTGGTCGTTGGGCTCGTGAGtcatgcacgcttataactcgcacttgggCAAAAGTCTAGGACCCGACCGTTGGCCGTTGGACTCGTGAACTATGCatgcttataactcgtactgggatGAGAGTCTAGGACCCGACTGACCGGTACTCATGCCGCCCGAGTACCCAGTCTTGACTGTCACCTTCTTTTAACTTTTGATCGTCATATCATCTTTAACTCTTGACCTCAAACTATCCCTAGGCCCCTTATACGTGTATCAGTGTATAAACGCAGTGAATGAAATTTTGATAGTGTTTCTTCCAGAATAAAACACAAGGATAAATTTTACTAAACAAAACTAATTAATAATCGAACGTAATGAAACAAGGAActaaaaaaatatgttttttcaAAACAGTTCATTATAGAAAGTGGCAAGCATCGAAGACGAACAAAGGATTACATAGAACAAAAACTAGAATGCAAATATGCTTTTTGTTGGAATTTTGGTGGATTTAATAGGAGAAAATAAGGATATAGAAGAGATTTATAAGAAAGTACGAGGATGAGAGAGAGATTATGATGAATGTTTAGGGTTTATTATTAATAAATGATCATCATACAATATTCTTTTTATACCCTTAGATTTATCCTTCCACATCCTTCTACAATTAATacattataaaataattaatttttattcttttctaTACTAATGATTCTTGTCATAAAGAATTTCATTGAACTTagtaagataattaaatttttcataGTTGATGAAGAGTCACGTGAAGTCAAATTGTTCTTGGCATTGTTCTTGCATAATTGAATAAGTCAATTTGTCTTTGGAATAAGTTTGCATGCCAACATATGCTCCCTTAAACTTGTTCTTTCTTAAACTCCAAACAAATTCCTTAGGTATTGAAAAGCTTCTGCTTTTAGAGGCATTGTAAATATATCAGCTACTTGATCACTTAATTTCACATGGAgcaattctatttcttttgacttAATATACTCCCTTAAGAAATTAAAGTGAGTATCGATATGCTTGAATCTTTCTTGATGAACTAGGCTTTGTTGGTGCTAGAAGCACCAGCTAAttaaacttgtgttttgatattaacaaaggttcaaagttaagttatgttGTTGTTCTAACAATTTCAacaaagtgtgcaggaaagtcctgaGTGATCTTAtgcaaggtgaaagtcctagttgagactaAACAAAGAAGTCTTAGTTGATACTAGACAGGTAGAAAGtcttagctgcgattaggcaataAAGTCCTGGTCTGGGGGATTGGGCacagtcttggcaggtcgagagcATTGAGCGAAATCCTAGGGTCGatgacactaggtgaaagtcctgggggtTGCAGACACCAGACGGAAAATCCTAGGGTCAAGGACATTAGGTGAAAGCCTTGAAGTCTCAGATGCTGAGCAAAAATCTAGACAGTATGGAGGACCGGTCTGGGAAAagttaaactctcctaagaggaataggtgaggacgtgttccacATAGAGGAAACAATAGACATCGATTTAACCTAGAGTTTCAGTAAAACTCAAAGTTAAGACTGGATAGTCCAAAAACTGTCAAAATCAATTTACTTTGCATATTATTTATGCTTGTGCTAACCTTGTAATGCAAGAAGTTGGTGGCTGGAAAACAGAGCTCCAGGCACCCGAAGCTTGTCTGAGCGTCTGGAGTTGCTCTAAACATTTGGAGGTGCTCCAAGCACCTAGACAAGAAAAATCTCATCTTCACTCTGCGTTGGAGC contains:
- the LOC122030025 gene encoding uncharacterized protein LOC122030025; protein product: MEKKHGFFSTLEEVVRGLSPARLRTKNPAAKSESSSGAIMINPRRRKGQGRERQPHQPLDQDLAEAPMMGRSSSFRPVGEALSPLLEGPDGDAPEEVGSQRREGWGHWVRGQLSRTPSVTPSSAAATGCSFGTSDLRLLLGVMGAPLAPLHVSTVDPLPLLSIKNTPIETSSAQYILQQYTAASGGLKLQSSIRNAYAMGKVRMLASEFETPTKVVKNRGGANAAESGSFVLWQMTPDMWYVELAVGGSKVHAGCNGKIVWRHTPWLGAHAAKGPVRPLRRALQGLDPLTTASMFASARCIGEKKINGEDCFILKLSADPQTLKARSEGPAEIIRHVLFGYFSQRTGLLVHLEDSHLTRIQPNAGGDAVYWETTINSFLEDYRPVEGVMIAHSGRSVVTLFRFGEEAMSHTKTRMEEVWTIEEVSFNVPGLSVDCFIPPAEIRRHSISGACEQPQAERIRSRSSIGGRSKVAAIPAEKLQDPSDNKIVWRIEVPQRHALKQGSDRFVNIAG